A genome region from Microbacterium profundi includes the following:
- a CDS encoding LacI family DNA-binding transcriptional regulator, which translates to MTTIHEVAKAAGVSISTVSYALSGKRPVSEKTRQRIEDAVTALGYQPDAGARMLAGRRTHIFALTEPLRADTHAPTHMAFVLATAIAARRRGYDILLLTDEQASEGMNRVAASRLVDAILVLDVAPDDERVAIARAVSTPTVFIGVPEDHNQLMCVDMDFAAVGDLAVDRLADAGYNRMMLLGQTEVSYRRSNFPRRLLHAAQDRAAERGIDLDWVTTGEIATDTAVVHSAVENALDRGHRAFIVHAVDDTHEVLLSVLAERGLAVGTDVSVISAAASFDTTALAVKLDTIPLVPQRSCELAVDLAVRQLDGERLVPEIHLLPPEYLPFGSVASSPLDSSDVRAERPAPTAD; encoded by the coding sequence ATGACGACGATCCACGAAGTGGCGAAAGCCGCGGGCGTGTCGATCAGCACCGTGTCGTACGCACTGAGCGGCAAGCGGCCCGTGTCCGAGAAGACGCGGCAGCGCATAGAGGACGCCGTGACCGCGCTCGGGTATCAGCCCGACGCCGGCGCACGCATGCTCGCTGGCCGTCGCACCCACATCTTCGCGCTCACCGAGCCGCTGCGCGCCGACACGCATGCGCCGACCCACATGGCATTCGTGCTCGCGACGGCGATCGCAGCCCGTCGACGCGGATACGACATCCTCCTACTGACGGACGAGCAGGCCTCTGAAGGCATGAACCGGGTCGCCGCGAGCAGGCTCGTCGACGCCATCCTCGTGCTGGATGTCGCACCCGACGACGAGCGCGTCGCCATCGCCAGAGCGGTTTCCACCCCGACCGTCTTCATCGGCGTGCCGGAGGACCACAATCAGCTCATGTGCGTCGACATGGACTTCGCCGCCGTCGGCGACCTCGCCGTCGACCGCCTCGCCGACGCCGGATACAACCGCATGATGCTTCTCGGACAGACCGAGGTCTCGTACCGCAGATCCAACTTCCCGCGCCGCCTTCTGCACGCAGCCCAGGATCGCGCAGCCGAGCGCGGCATCGATCTCGACTGGGTCACCACGGGCGAGATCGCCACCGATACCGCAGTCGTGCACTCGGCGGTCGAGAATGCGCTCGATCGCGGCCACCGTGCGTTCATCGTCCATGCCGTCGACGACACTCATGAAGTGCTGCTCTCGGTGCTCGCTGAGCGCGGGCTGGCTGTCGGCACGGACGTCTCGGTGATCTCGGCTGCGGCCTCGTTCGACACGACTGCGCTGGCGGTGAAACTCGACACGATTCCGCTCGTGCCGCAGCGCTCGTGCGAGCTCGCCGTCGATCTCGCGGTCCGTCAGCTCGACGGCGAACGGCTCGTCCCCGAGATCCACCTCCTGCCGCCCGAGTACCTCCCGTTCGGATCTGTCGCCTCGTCGCCTCTCGACAGCTCAGACGTCCGCGCCGAGCGCCCCGCTCCCACCGCTGACTGA
- a CDS encoding endonuclease domain-containing protein produces MDLVKWLSTRDGIAHRADATARGFSPSHVRSAIRAGRVRRIRSTWIALDSAPADLLMAAAAAGRLTCLSLARRRKWWIPDSSDGTDDQHHLQVGPNAHRLRKDVTFHWARPLVDRGDRVLQASVEDALAHIAQCLSREDALSVWESAVKVEHLDLESVRAVRWPDTASRDCANMIRGMSDSGLETIFVVRLSPWGVPIRQQVMLAGHKVDVLIGTHLVVQLDGFAFHSSSADRTRDVSHDAQLRLRGYTVLRFTYAQVVHDWAYVERTDAAAVARGLHLSPAAQARRA; encoded by the coding sequence ATGGACCTGGTCAAATGGCTCTCCACCCGCGACGGTATCGCCCACCGAGCGGATGCCACGGCACGCGGCTTCTCGCCGAGTCATGTCCGTTCGGCGATCCGTGCGGGGCGCGTGCGTCGCATCCGCAGCACCTGGATCGCTCTGGACAGTGCACCCGCGGACCTGTTGATGGCAGCAGCCGCGGCCGGACGTCTGACCTGCTTGTCACTCGCGCGCCGCCGCAAGTGGTGGATCCCCGACAGCTCAGACGGCACGGACGACCAGCATCACCTGCAAGTCGGGCCGAATGCGCACCGGCTGCGCAAAGATGTCACGTTCCATTGGGCCAGGCCGCTTGTCGACCGCGGAGACCGTGTGTTGCAAGCATCCGTCGAAGATGCATTGGCGCACATCGCCCAGTGCCTCTCGCGCGAAGACGCCCTGTCTGTCTGGGAGTCCGCGGTCAAGGTCGAGCATCTCGACCTCGAGTCGGTGCGCGCCGTGCGTTGGCCCGATACGGCATCACGCGATTGCGCGAACATGATCCGCGGGATGTCTGACTCCGGCTTAGAGACGATCTTCGTCGTACGTTTGAGCCCGTGGGGCGTGCCCATCAGACAACAGGTCATGCTCGCCGGGCACAAGGTCGACGTACTCATCGGCACGCACCTCGTTGTTCAGCTCGATGGGTTCGCATTCCATTCATCGTCTGCCGATCGCACACGTGACGTGTCCCACGATGCCCAGTTGCGACTGCGTGGATACACCGTGCTGCGCTTCACATACGCACAGGTGGTCCACGACTGGGCGTATGTGGAACGGACGGACGCCGCCGCCGTGGCTCGAGGCCTGCACCTGAGCCCGGCTGCGCAGGCACGCCGCGCCTGA
- a CDS encoding GH1 family beta-glucosidase: MTAIGSPDYRDSGLVFPEGFTFGSATASYQIEGAAAEDGRTPSIWDTFAKTPGKVWNGDTGDIACDHYHRVDEDLDLMKQLGLEAYRFSIAWPRIQPTADGGVNQAGIDFYSRLVDGLLERGIRPVATLYHWDLPQYLEDGGGWTSRATTDAFERYAEIMGTSLGDRVHTWTTLNEPWCSAYLGYGQGGHAPGRTEPASALSAVHHLNLAHGRAVQALRATSTGDPDYSVTLNFHVLRGQGDGAAEAMRRIDALANRAFTHPMLRGEYPADLLADTAEVTDWAFVQDGDLETINQPIDVLGVNYYSTATVRLWDGVSEKQQNDGHKGTSAGTAWPGSDQAVEFVQQPGPYTAMGWNIAPEGLEELLVSLSEQFPDQPLMVTENGAAFEDEVAEDGSVPDPERTDYLRRHFTAAHRAIERGIDLRGYFVWSLLDNFEWGYGYAKRFGIVRVDFDSLERTVKDSGHWYQELVRTRALPA, from the coding sequence ATGACCGCCATCGGTTCGCCCGACTACCGCGACTCAGGACTCGTCTTCCCCGAAGGCTTCACCTTCGGCTCGGCCACGGCTTCGTACCAGATCGAGGGTGCCGCGGCCGAGGACGGCCGCACGCCGTCCATCTGGGACACGTTCGCCAAGACGCCGGGCAAGGTCTGGAACGGTGATACCGGCGACATAGCCTGCGATCACTACCACCGCGTCGATGAGGACCTCGACCTCATGAAGCAGCTCGGGCTCGAGGCGTACCGCTTCTCGATCGCATGGCCGCGGATCCAGCCGACCGCCGACGGCGGCGTGAACCAGGCCGGCATCGACTTCTACTCGCGTCTGGTCGACGGGCTGCTTGAGCGCGGCATCCGCCCCGTCGCGACCCTGTACCACTGGGATCTGCCGCAGTATCTGGAAGATGGCGGCGGCTGGACATCCCGCGCCACCACCGATGCCTTCGAACGCTACGCCGAGATCATGGGTACCTCGCTCGGCGACCGCGTGCACACCTGGACGACCCTGAACGAGCCGTGGTGCTCGGCCTACCTCGGCTACGGTCAGGGCGGGCATGCTCCCGGCCGTACCGAGCCCGCGTCTGCGCTCTCGGCCGTGCATCATCTGAATCTCGCGCACGGTCGCGCGGTGCAGGCGCTGCGCGCGACGTCGACCGGCGACCCCGACTACTCCGTCACGCTGAACTTCCACGTGCTGCGCGGGCAGGGCGACGGCGCGGCTGAGGCGATGCGCCGCATCGACGCTCTCGCGAACCGCGCGTTCACGCATCCGATGCTGCGCGGTGAATACCCCGCCGACCTGCTCGCGGACACTGCGGAGGTGACCGACTGGGCATTCGTTCAGGACGGCGACCTCGAGACGATCAACCAGCCGATCGACGTGCTCGGCGTGAACTACTACTCGACCGCGACCGTGCGCCTGTGGGACGGCGTGTCCGAGAAGCAGCAGAACGACGGCCACAAGGGCACGTCCGCCGGCACCGCGTGGCCCGGCAGCGACCAGGCCGTCGAGTTCGTACAGCAGCCGGGGCCGTACACGGCCATGGGCTGGAACATCGCGCCGGAGGGCCTCGAGGAACTGCTCGTCTCCCTGTCGGAGCAGTTCCCCGACCAGCCGCTGATGGTGACCGAGAACGGCGCCGCGTTCGAGGACGAAGTCGCCGAAGACGGCTCGGTGCCGGACCCGGAGCGCACCGATTACCTGCGCCGCCACTTCACGGCCGCGCACCGCGCGATCGAGCGCGGAATCGACCTGCGCGGCTACTTCGTGTGGTCGCTGCTGGACAACTTCGAGTGGGGCTACGGCTACGCCAAGCGGTTCGGGATCGTCCGCGTCGACTTCGACTCACTCGAGCGCACGGTCAAGGACTCGGGGCACTGGTATCAGGAGTTGGTGCGCACCCGCGCGCTTCCGGCGTGA
- a CDS encoding carbohydrate ABC transporter permease — MSLDTRRGRTKLPPEQPSIPQRSGGTGAYWIYLLPGFALLLVIVIIPLVWNVYLTFTKWKGVRAPEFIGLENWQKILTDGDFWTSFINSVWMILAMVVVPTIVGLIVAALLFDVVGRKFGGKVGSFLRATYYLPQILPIAVAGIVIGWIVRPGDDGALNQILGWFGAPAYDWLGQMPSALIVLMVVMVWVQLGYPVVVFMAALQRVDPELYEAAELDGANWLQRFSAITMSIIRPEIFVVTLTCTIAALKVFGPVYIITRGGPAGSTLVPAYYAYQEFFTKRNVGYGATIATVLTIVVVIVSIIFIRVQNSLERKERAGL; from the coding sequence ATGTCACTTGACACACGACGGGGCCGCACCAAGCTGCCGCCCGAACAGCCGTCGATTCCGCAGCGCAGCGGCGGAACCGGCGCGTACTGGATATACCTGCTCCCCGGTTTCGCGCTGCTGCTGGTCATCGTCATCATTCCGCTCGTATGGAACGTGTACCTCACCTTCACGAAGTGGAAGGGCGTGCGCGCACCGGAGTTCATCGGGCTCGAGAACTGGCAGAAGATCCTCACCGACGGCGACTTCTGGACGTCGTTCATCAACTCCGTGTGGATGATCCTGGCCATGGTCGTCGTGCCGACAATCGTCGGACTGATCGTCGCGGCTCTGCTGTTCGACGTCGTCGGACGCAAGTTCGGCGGCAAGGTCGGCAGCTTTCTGCGCGCGACCTACTATCTGCCGCAGATCCTGCCGATCGCCGTCGCCGGCATCGTGATCGGTTGGATCGTCCGGCCGGGCGACGACGGCGCGCTCAACCAGATCCTCGGATGGTTCGGCGCACCCGCGTACGACTGGCTCGGTCAGATGCCATCGGCACTGATCGTGCTCATGGTCGTCATGGTCTGGGTGCAGCTGGGCTACCCCGTCGTCGTGTTCATGGCGGCACTGCAGCGCGTCGATCCCGAACTGTACGAGGCTGCGGAGCTCGATGGCGCGAACTGGCTGCAGCGCTTCTCCGCCATCACCATGAGCATCATCCGACCCGAGATATTCGTCGTGACGCTGACATGCACGATTGCAGCTCTCAAGGTCTTCGGTCCTGTCTACATCATCACGCGCGGCGGTCCGGCAGGTTCGACCCTCGTGCCCGCGTACTACGCGTACCAGGAGTTCTTCACGAAGCGCAACGTCGGCTACGGCGCGACGATCGCCACTGTGCTCACGATCGTCGTGGTCATCGTCTCGATCATCTTCATCCGCGTCCAGAACTCCCTCGAGCGCAAGGAAAGGGCGGGACTGTGA
- the yicI gene encoding alpha-xylosidase — protein sequence MKFTDGFWQLRPGVTALHAQEAYDIATTDDTPDGSGIVVTAPTMVIAKRGDVLNRPVLTTTLSSPAEGVIRVRIAHHEGGHWHGGFTLPGATAAGEASVSDDGGALTSGAITARIAPGAPWNLSFEVDGRRVTGSGNKAQGYLRLSPDAQVDHGIVGNARSGAPALTASTFVHEQLDLGVGELIYGLGERFGPLVKNGQTVEIWNADGGTSSEQAYKSVPFHLSNRGYGVLVNDPGHVSYEIGSEAVERVQFSVPGEVLEYFVIAGPTPKEVLGRYTALTGRPPVVPAWSYGLWLSTSFTTDYDEQTVNSFIDEMSARELPVSVFHFDCFWMREFNWCDFEWDTRVFPDPTGMLERLHEKDLRVSVWINPYIAQRSPLFREAGDAGYLVKRADGSIWQWDLWQAGMGLVDFTDPDAVAWYQSKLRGLIDQGVDCFKTDFGERIPTDVVWADGSDPARMHNLYAQLYNRAVHDVLTEVRGEGEAVLFARSATAGGQSMPVHWGGDSTSTFASMAETLRGGLSLALSGFAFWSHDIGGFEGMPDAGVFKRWTAFGLLGSHSRFHGSSSYRVPWAFDDEAVDVTRFFTRLKMRLMPYLYQVGLDATRTGAPIMRPMQLEFPGDPAVAHLDRQYMLGPDLLVAPVFTESGEVEFYLPDGEWTSLLNGEVVVGGRWLRETHDYMSLPLYVRPGTVLPWGSRQDRPDYDYHDGLTLRVFGGGSGTRSITVTAPDGVSRDYTADLEETTE from the coding sequence ATGAAGTTCACCGACGGGTTCTGGCAGCTCCGACCAGGAGTCACTGCGCTTCACGCGCAGGAGGCCTACGACATCGCCACCACCGACGACACCCCCGACGGATCCGGCATCGTCGTGACCGCGCCGACCATGGTCATCGCCAAGCGCGGCGATGTGCTCAACCGGCCGGTCCTCACGACGACCCTCTCCTCCCCCGCCGAAGGCGTGATCCGCGTGCGCATCGCGCACCACGAGGGCGGACACTGGCACGGCGGGTTCACGCTCCCCGGCGCGACCGCGGCGGGCGAGGCATCAGTGTCGGACGACGGCGGTGCGCTCACCAGCGGCGCGATCACCGCCAGGATCGCCCCCGGCGCACCGTGGAACCTGTCGTTCGAGGTCGACGGCAGGCGCGTCACCGGCAGCGGCAACAAGGCACAGGGCTATCTGCGCCTGTCCCCCGACGCGCAGGTCGACCACGGCATCGTCGGCAACGCCCGCAGCGGCGCGCCCGCGCTCACCGCGTCGACCTTCGTGCACGAGCAGCTCGACCTCGGCGTCGGCGAGCTCATCTACGGCCTCGGCGAGCGTTTCGGTCCGTTGGTCAAGAACGGGCAGACCGTGGAGATCTGGAATGCCGACGGCGGCACATCGAGCGAACAGGCGTACAAGAGCGTGCCGTTCCACCTCTCCAACCGCGGCTACGGCGTGCTCGTGAACGATCCGGGCCATGTCTCGTACGAGATCGGCTCCGAGGCGGTCGAGCGTGTGCAGTTCTCGGTGCCGGGCGAGGTGCTCGAGTACTTCGTCATCGCCGGCCCCACGCCGAAGGAGGTGCTCGGTCGCTACACCGCGCTGACCGGACGTCCGCCGGTCGTCCCGGCCTGGTCGTACGGCCTCTGGTTGTCGACGAGCTTCACGACCGACTACGACGAGCAGACGGTCAACTCGTTCATCGACGAGATGTCAGCGCGTGAGCTTCCGGTGTCGGTGTTCCACTTCGACTGCTTCTGGATGCGCGAGTTCAACTGGTGCGACTTCGAATGGGACACCCGCGTCTTCCCGGACCCGACGGGCATGCTCGAGCGGCTCCATGAGAAGGATCTGCGCGTCTCCGTCTGGATCAACCCTTACATCGCGCAGCGCTCTCCCCTGTTCCGCGAGGCGGGCGATGCCGGGTATCTCGTGAAGCGCGCGGACGGATCCATCTGGCAGTGGGATCTGTGGCAGGCGGGCATGGGCCTGGTCGACTTCACCGATCCGGATGCTGTCGCCTGGTACCAGTCGAAGCTGCGCGGTCTCATCGACCAGGGCGTGGACTGCTTCAAGACCGACTTCGGCGAGCGCATCCCGACCGACGTGGTCTGGGCCGACGGCTCCGACCCCGCACGCATGCACAACCTGTACGCGCAGCTGTACAACCGGGCGGTGCACGACGTGCTCACCGAGGTGCGCGGCGAAGGAGAGGCCGTGCTGTTCGCACGTTCGGCGACGGCCGGCGGTCAGAGCATGCCTGTGCACTGGGGCGGTGACTCGACGTCGACGTTCGCATCGATGGCCGAGACCCTGCGCGGCGGTCTGTCGCTCGCGCTCAGCGGATTCGCGTTCTGGAGCCACGACATCGGCGGTTTCGAGGGCATGCCGGATGCCGGTGTGTTCAAGCGCTGGACGGCATTCGGGCTGCTCGGCTCGCATTCCCGTTTCCATGGCTCTTCCTCCTACCGAGTGCCGTGGGCGTTCGATGACGAGGCGGTCGACGTCACCCGCTTCTTCACCCGTCTCAAGATGCGCCTGATGCCGTACCTGTACCAGGTGGGGCTGGATGCGACGCGCACCGGAGCACCGATCATGCGACCCATGCAGTTGGAGTTCCCCGGCGACCCTGCCGTCGCGCACCTGGACCGGCAGTACATGCTCGGCCCCGATCTGCTCGTCGCGCCGGTGTTCACCGAATCGGGCGAGGTCGAGTTCTATCTGCCCGATGGCGAGTGGACCTCGCTGCTGAACGGCGAGGTGGTCGTGGGCGGTCGCTGGCTGCGTGAGACGCACGACTACATGTCATTGCCGTTGTACGTGCGCCCTGGCACCGTTCTGCCGTGGGGTTCCCGTCAGGACCGTCCGGACTACGACTACCATGACGGATTGACCCTGCGCGTGTTCGGCGGCGGCTCGGGCACGCGCTCGATCACCGTCACCGCGCCCGATGGTGTCAGCCGCGACTACACCGCCGATCTTGAGGAGACCACCGAATGA
- a CDS encoding GNAT family N-acetyltransferase has product MTELRVVELSAATIVAVNNLSLKPGQEQYLAPVSYGIAATVINPQTSWQRVILDRNEVVGFVSASFDPEAEEEHFRSVLWRINVDADDQGRGVGRFAVESLLDEARRRGMGHVNVIYEAGDNGPEAFFQRVGFTPVGETEYSEVIAEIRLTS; this is encoded by the coding sequence ATGACGGAACTGCGCGTGGTCGAACTCTCCGCTGCGACGATCGTCGCCGTGAACAACCTGTCGCTCAAGCCAGGGCAGGAGCAGTACCTTGCTCCGGTCTCTTACGGCATCGCGGCGACCGTGATAAATCCTCAGACGTCGTGGCAGCGTGTGATCCTCGATCGCAACGAGGTCGTCGGGTTCGTGAGCGCCAGCTTCGATCCCGAGGCCGAGGAGGAGCACTTCCGCTCGGTGCTGTGGCGCATCAACGTCGACGCCGATGACCAGGGTCGCGGCGTCGGCCGCTTCGCCGTCGAGAGCCTGCTCGATGAGGCCCGCCGGCGCGGCATGGGGCACGTCAACGTGATCTACGAGGCCGGCGACAACGGACCAGAGGCATTCTTCCAGCGCGTCGGCTTCACTCCGGTGGGCGAGACGGAGTACTCCGAAGTGATAGCGGAGATCCGTCTGACTTCCTGA
- a CDS encoding carbohydrate ABC transporter permease yields MHATTAIVTGKPAKTRPRGGMTKKRPVDWLLLALVVIGALLVIAPFYLVLVNSFKSPVDYATSGPLALPESIDLGGIIKFWERVNFPEKVWNSIFIAGIVSVLAVVISMLNAFAIGIGRVRGRSWIVLLFLLANLLPQEALLYPLYYMFKSVGLYDNVWSVIIVFTVIQAAFGTYLLSSVYGTFPKEILEAASLDGAGRWQILWRVVFPISRPTLSVLLIFFFIWTWNEFLIPLTFLASNANQTVPVAISVLQGDRLMDVTTTSASALLGIIPTLIFFLIFQRTLTRGITAGAVK; encoded by the coding sequence ATGCACGCCACCACTGCCATCGTCACCGGAAAGCCCGCCAAGACCCGACCGCGCGGCGGCATGACCAAGAAACGCCCCGTCGACTGGCTCCTGCTCGCGCTCGTCGTCATCGGCGCCCTTCTGGTCATCGCGCCGTTCTACCTCGTGCTGGTGAACTCGTTCAAGTCACCCGTCGACTATGCGACTTCCGGACCGCTCGCCCTCCCCGAGTCAATCGATCTCGGGGGGATCATCAAGTTCTGGGAGCGCGTCAACTTCCCGGAGAAGGTCTGGAACTCGATCTTCATCGCCGGGATCGTCTCGGTACTCGCCGTCGTCATCTCGATGCTGAACGCGTTCGCGATCGGCATCGGACGCGTCCGGGGCCGATCCTGGATCGTGCTGCTGTTCCTGCTCGCAAACCTCCTTCCGCAGGAGGCGCTGCTCTACCCGCTGTACTACATGTTCAAGTCGGTCGGCCTGTACGACAACGTGTGGTCGGTGATCATCGTGTTCACGGTCATCCAGGCCGCGTTCGGGACCTATCTGTTGTCGTCCGTGTACGGAACCTTCCCGAAGGAGATCCTCGAGGCCGCTTCCCTCGACGGTGCCGGCCGATGGCAGATCCTGTGGAGGGTCGTCTTCCCGATCAGCCGCCCGACGTTGTCGGTGCTGCTCATCTTCTTCTTCATCTGGACGTGGAACGAGTTCCTCATCCCGCTCACGTTCCTCGCGTCGAACGCGAACCAGACCGTTCCGGTCGCGATCAGCGTGCTGCAGGGCGACCGGCTGATGGATGTCACGACGACGAGCGCGTCGGCCCTTCTCGGAATCATCCCCACGCTCATCTTCTTCCTCATCTTCCAGCGCACGCTGACACGCGGCATCACGGCAGGAGCAGTCAAGTAA
- a CDS encoding ABC transporter substrate-binding protein — translation MARIIRGKKSIAVLAALTVAGLALSGCTSGSTDGGGDGDTLKLWHYEGADSAMGIAWAQAIKTFEEETGAKVEFEEKSFEQIQKTASQVLDTDAAPDLMEFNKGNATAGFLASTGLITDISDAVAEYGWDEKLAPSLQTTAKYSEDGVMGGDNWYGIPNYGEFVGVYYNKDAFAAAGLEIPTTYEEFVDVLEAFVAKGITPLAEAGAEYPLGQLWYQLALLEGDRGFVDDYQLYENPVDWEGPEVTSATETLKEYVDKGYIASDVSSVKAEDAGVSFINGSAPIFVSGSWWFGRFVAEATGFDWTLTAFPGADLSLGSSGNLWVVPENAANKELAYEFIDITMRPEIQAIIGNNGGLPVAVDAADITDAKSAELIETFNGILDADGLSFYPDWPAPGFYDVLVQELQGLITGAQDVKTTNANLGEQYDEGTAEFR, via the coding sequence ATGGCACGCATCATCCGAGGAAAGAAGTCGATCGCCGTACTGGCGGCTCTGACCGTCGCGGGGCTCGCCCTGAGCGGTTGCACATCCGGATCCACCGACGGAGGTGGCGACGGCGACACCCTCAAGCTCTGGCACTACGAGGGTGCAGACAGCGCGATGGGAATCGCCTGGGCACAGGCCATCAAGACCTTCGAGGAGGAGACCGGCGCGAAGGTCGAGTTCGAGGAGAAGTCGTTCGAGCAGATCCAGAAGACGGCCAGTCAGGTGCTCGACACCGATGCGGCACCCGACCTGATGGAGTTCAACAAGGGCAATGCCACGGCGGGGTTCCTCGCATCCACCGGCCTGATCACCGACATCTCCGATGCCGTGGCCGAGTACGGATGGGATGAAAAGCTCGCCCCATCTCTGCAGACGACCGCCAAGTACAGCGAAGACGGCGTCATGGGCGGCGACAACTGGTATGGCATCCCGAACTACGGCGAGTTCGTCGGCGTCTACTACAACAAGGACGCGTTCGCAGCTGCGGGACTCGAGATCCCCACCACCTACGAGGAGTTCGTCGACGTGCTCGAAGCGTTCGTTGCGAAGGGCATCACCCCACTCGCCGAAGCCGGTGCTGAGTACCCGCTGGGCCAGCTCTGGTACCAGCTCGCCCTCCTGGAGGGCGACCGCGGCTTCGTCGACGACTATCAGCTCTATGAGAACCCGGTCGATTGGGAGGGCCCAGAGGTCACGTCGGCCACCGAAACGCTCAAGGAGTACGTCGACAAGGGTTACATCGCCTCCGACGTCTCGTCAGTCAAGGCCGAAGACGCCGGAGTCTCCTTCATCAACGGCTCCGCGCCGATCTTCGTGTCCGGCTCCTGGTGGTTCGGCCGCTTCGTCGCCGAGGCCACCGGATTCGACTGGACCCTGACCGCGTTCCCGGGCGCCGACCTGTCGCTCGGCTCATCGGGCAACCTCTGGGTCGTGCCGGAGAACGCTGCGAACAAGGAGCTCGCGTACGAGTTCATCGACATCACCATGCGCCCGGAGATCCAGGCCATCATCGGCAACAACGGCGGCCTGCCGGTCGCGGTCGACGCTGCTGACATCACCGATGCGAAGAGCGCCGAACTGATCGAGACCTTCAACGGCATCCTTGACGCCGACGGGCTCTCGTTCTACCCCGACTGGCCCGCTCCCGGCTTCTACGACGTGCTCGTGCAGGAGCTGCAGGGTCTGATCACCGGCGCACAGGACGTCAAGACGACCAACGCGAACCTGGGCGAGCAGTACGACGAAGGCACCGCAGAGTTCCGTTGA
- a CDS encoding efflux RND transporter periplasmic adaptor subunit has product MDPLILAAEWWWIAPAAVGAGAVTTFGLRRRGIVSGRRLAYDAARQDLKEAQSDVSERRGALKIARAEHARVVAERTASRATTADVASARRALKQAEQNAKSAVADMRARRVRVNVTRAEIPSSSQKERYPLVRLHRAHDAITARWMAYETDPARLIAYPAMSDGKEPATSAFLSASRHALDLRPAPGAPVTTAEFAEYRDAVAQLERAFDVAEHTAKARAAGRNPNEAPVWQDTAQQVFTRSADMLDKAAGAAASAFAAWNARSKPNADAEPEHSAAEEPKPKPSKIWPVPRRDS; this is encoded by the coding sequence GTGGACCCCCTCATCCTGGCAGCCGAATGGTGGTGGATCGCGCCGGCCGCTGTCGGTGCGGGCGCTGTCACGACCTTCGGGCTTCGGCGACGCGGCATCGTGAGCGGTCGCAGGCTTGCCTACGACGCGGCGCGTCAGGACCTGAAAGAGGCACAGAGCGATGTCAGCGAGCGCCGCGGAGCTCTGAAGATCGCCAGGGCCGAGCACGCTCGAGTCGTCGCCGAGCGTACCGCCTCGCGCGCCACAACAGCCGATGTCGCCAGTGCCCGCCGTGCGCTCAAGCAGGCGGAGCAGAACGCGAAGTCGGCCGTGGCCGATATGCGCGCTCGCCGCGTGCGCGTCAATGTCACTCGCGCTGAGATCCCGTCGTCTTCGCAGAAGGAGCGCTACCCACTGGTACGTCTTCACCGCGCCCACGACGCCATCACCGCACGATGGATGGCCTATGAGACCGACCCGGCCAGACTCATCGCGTATCCGGCGATGAGCGACGGCAAAGAACCTGCGACGTCAGCCTTCCTCAGCGCATCGCGTCACGCGCTCGACCTGCGCCCGGCACCGGGCGCGCCCGTGACCACGGCGGAGTTCGCGGAGTATCGGGATGCCGTGGCCCAGCTCGAGCGTGCTTTCGACGTCGCAGAGCATACGGCGAAGGCCCGCGCCGCTGGGCGAAACCCCAATGAGGCGCCGGTCTGGCAGGACACCGCACAGCAGGTGTTCACGCGGTCGGCCGACATGCTCGACAAGGCGGCAGGTGCGGCAGCATCCGCGTTCGCAGCCTGGAATGCGCGCAGCAAGCCGAACGCGGATGCCGAGCCCGAGCATTCCGCAGCCGAGGAACCGAAGCCCAAGCCCTCGAAGATCTGGCCGGTGCCGCGCCGCGACTCCTGA